The DNA segment TTTCAGTGAACCCATCAAGGAAGCGATACGGCCGGTGGTCTGCCAGTCCCAATCATTCATCAGCCCGTAAAGCAGGCCGGCTCGATAGGCATCGCCACAGCCAGTGGGGTCATTCACTGCCGACGGCGTCACCGGCTCGATTTCATGGACTTGGTCACCGGCATAAATCACAGAACCGTGAGCCCCGCGAGTTACGATCATGGCCTCCACCCGACTGGCCAGCGCCTCCCGGGACAGGCCCGTACGTTCTTCGAGCATTCCCGCCTCATAATCGTTCACTGCCAGCCAACGGGCCTTGTCCACAAAATCCAGCAGTTCTTCGCCATTGAACATGGGCAAGCCCTGGCCGGGATCGAAGATGAAGGGAATACCGGCCTCGGCGAACTCCCGAGCGTGCTGAATCATGCCATCGCGACCATCCGGGGCCACAATGCCCAACTTGATGCCGGCATCGCTGGGCACGGATTGAATATGGGAGTGGTTCATGGCGCCGGGGTGGAAAGCGGTGATCTGGTTGTCATCCAGGTCGGTGGTAATAAAGGCCTGGGCGGTATATTCACTATTTACCTGGCGTACAAAGCGCTGATCAATACCGCAGTCGTCCAGCCAGGCCCGGTAGTCATCAAAATCACTGCCCACCGTGGCCATGGGCAGGCCTTCGCCGCCCAGCAGCTTGAGGTTATAGGCAATGTTGCCGGCCGTGCCACCAAACTCCCGGCGCAGTTCCGGCACCAGGAAAGCCACGTTCAGCATGTGAACCCGATCAGGCATGATCTGGTCCTTGAAGCGGCCATTGAAGACCATGATGCTGTCGAAGGCATAGGAACCGCAGATCAGTGCCGTCATTTGATGACTCCTTGTTTCATGAATGCTAGCCCGGGTAGAGCAAGGGGCTTAATCAGAAAATATCTCACGAAAAAACGCCAAGTGGCCAAGGAAATGGATGCGAACTCCCCGGCGACTTGGCGTCCTTGTGGGTCTTGATCTATAAGCAATCGTCACTAGGCGGCATTGGCCTTGCGCCAGGC comes from the Natronospira proteinivora genome and includes:
- a CDS encoding carbohydrate kinase family protein: MTALICGSYAFDSIMVFNGRFKDQIMPDRVHMLNVAFLVPELRREFGGTAGNIAYNLKLLGGEGLPMATVGSDFDDYRAWLDDCGIDQRFVRQVNSEYTAQAFITTDLDDNQITAFHPGAMNHSHIQSVPSDAGIKLGIVAPDGRDGMIQHAREFAEAGIPFIFDPGQGLPMFNGEELLDFVDKARWLAVNDYEAGMLEERTGLSREALASRVEAMIVTRGAHGSVIYAGDQVHEIEPVTPSAVNDPTGCGDAYRAGLLYGLMNDWDWQTTGRIASLMGSLKVAQHGTQNHRFDRAQFESSFRNIFGVDLG